Proteins co-encoded in one Cytophaga hutchinsonii ATCC 33406 genomic window:
- a CDS encoding type I restriction endonuclease: protein MDFKDQIHQLGTKVEKMLPQIQTEEATKNALIMPFIQILGYDVFNPFEVNPEFIADIGIKKGEKVDYAIMKDGQPIILIECKHHNEKLDPHNSQLFRYFHTTKAKFGLLTNGLNYRFYTDLVEQNKMDEKPFFEFNIADMKEVEVLELKKFHKSYFDVEAVTNTASELKYSNEIKNIMSNELKIPSEAFVKFFVSQVYHGRATDKVMTQFVEIVRKSVNQFISDMISDRLKSALDKEITKEAEQAIEQVTTETMAKQTETTEEEKEAFLIVKAILRKKTDVNRIFGRDTQSYYGILLDDSNRKIICRLWLNGSKKYISFLDEAKKDIKHELVKLDDLYNFTDQLLQAVESYEVEVVK, encoded by the coding sequence ATGGATTTTAAAGATCAAATTCATCAGCTTGGTACCAAAGTTGAAAAGATGTTGCCTCAAATACAGACGGAAGAAGCAACGAAAAATGCTTTAATCATGCCTTTTATTCAAATTCTTGGTTATGATGTTTTCAATCCCTTTGAAGTTAACCCGGAGTTTATTGCTGACATTGGCATTAAAAAAGGCGAAAAGGTAGATTACGCTATTATGAAAGATGGTCAGCCTATTATTCTTATTGAATGTAAACATCACAATGAAAAGTTAGATCCACACAATTCCCAATTGTTCCGCTATTTTCACACAACCAAAGCAAAATTTGGTTTACTCACAAATGGCTTAAACTATCGCTTCTACACTGATTTAGTTGAACAAAATAAAATGGATGAGAAACCATTTTTCGAATTCAACATTGCTGATATGAAAGAAGTAGAAGTTTTGGAGTTGAAGAAATTTCATAAATCATATTTTGATGTTGAGGCTGTAACTAATACGGCAAGTGAATTAAAGTATTCGAATGAAATTAAAAACATCATGTCGAATGAATTAAAAATACCAAGCGAAGCTTTCGTTAAATTTTTTGTTAGCCAGGTATATCATGGTAGAGCTACAGATAAAGTAATGACACAGTTTGTGGAGATTGTGCGAAAATCTGTCAATCAATTTATTTCAGATATGATTAGCGATCGTTTAAAGTCTGCGTTAGATAAAGAGATTACAAAAGAAGCAGAGCAAGCTATCGAACAAGTAACTACTGAAACTATGGCTAAGCAAACAGAAACAACAGAAGAAGAAAAAGAAGCATTCTTAATTGTTAAAGCGATTCTTAGAAAGAAGACCGATGTGAACCGAATTTTTGGTAGAGATACGCAATCCTATTATGGGATTTTATTGGATGATAGCAATCGTAAAATAATCTGCAGGCTTTGGTTGAACGGATCTAAAAAATACATCAGTTTTTTAGATGAAGCCAAAAAGGATATCAAACACGAACTTGTAAAATTAGATGACCTCTACAATTTTACGGATCAACTTCTACAGGCTGTCGAAAGTTATGAGGTAGAGGTTGTTAAATAG
- a CDS encoding HNH endonuclease codes for MTQPFIPEQEYKRTDLHKQYGGNAQSGISNCANYPYIFIFSGVTGKQHGYKDGWENPNVFEYTGEGQMGDMSFTRGNLALRDHIDNGKQVFLFQYQRSGIVKYICELEFYDTDYFPTHDSSKQLRVGIRFFLKRKGAILPSVKELNQSTDFLAAESIPFYGIDSIKETSRKGEVNLRVGQGAYRKSIIHHWQYKCAVTGFDKLNLLNASHIHPWKDATDKERLDVNNGILLSPTYDALFDKHLISFENDGKIILSDTIHFSAYQKIGVTGKEKIKELNSNSILYIEKHRHLLLKY; via the coding sequence ATGACACAACCATTTATTCCTGAACAAGAATATAAACGTACAGATCTACATAAGCAATATGGTGGAAATGCTCAGAGCGGGATATCTAACTGTGCGAATTATCCTTATATATTTATTTTTTCAGGAGTTACAGGAAAACAGCATGGTTATAAAGATGGATGGGAAAATCCTAATGTATTTGAATATACTGGTGAAGGACAAATGGGAGATATGTCTTTTACAAGAGGAAATTTAGCTTTAAGAGATCATATTGATAATGGGAAACAAGTTTTTCTTTTTCAATATCAACGTTCAGGTATCGTAAAGTATATTTGTGAATTAGAATTTTATGATACTGATTATTTTCCGACACATGACTCAAGTAAACAACTACGTGTAGGTATACGGTTTTTTCTTAAAAGAAAAGGCGCAATTTTACCATCAGTTAAAGAATTGAATCAAAGTACTGATTTTCTAGCAGCAGAATCGATTCCATTTTATGGAATCGATTCAATAAAAGAAACAAGTCGTAAGGGTGAGGTAAATTTGCGTGTTGGGCAGGGAGCATATCGGAAAAGTATTATTCATCACTGGCAATATAAGTGTGCGGTTACAGGTTTTGATAAATTAAATCTTTTAAATGCATCACACATTCATCCATGGAAAGATGCAACTGATAAAGAGCGATTAGATGTTAATAACGGCATTTTACTTTCTCCAACCTATGATGCGCTGTTTGACAAACACTTAATAAGTTTTGAAAATGATGGAAAAATTATTCTTTCAGATACAATTCATTTTTCTGCGTATCAAAAAATCGGAGTAACAGGGAAAGAAAAAATTAAAGAGCTTAATAGCAATAGTATATTGTACATTGAAAAACATCGTCATTTGCTTTTAAAATATTAG
- a CDS encoding helix-turn-helix domain-containing protein, which produces MSLTKEHFLKTIGKKIKTLREAKGLSQYALSDESGISRSQIVRLENGDLNCTLATLLVLAETLGVEPKDLLDV; this is translated from the coding sequence ATGTCACTGACGAAAGAGCATTTTTTAAAGACCATAGGTAAAAAAATCAAAACCTTGCGTGAAGCAAAGGGTCTTTCTCAGTATGCTTTAAGTGACGAATCCGGAATTTCGCGCAGCCAGATTGTGCGGTTAGAGAACGGCGACCTGAACTGTACGCTCGCAACACTGCTGGTACTGGCAGAAACGCTTGGGGTTGAACCAAAGGACCTGCTGGATGTGTAA
- a CDS encoding ABC transporter ATP-binding protein, translated as MKTFNRILAFAKPYPRFAVPYFIFAMASTLFGLVNFAFLMPILDLLFNATKSLENLTKPVPGFNIDYFKGILDYYTASLIQEYGKSTTLIFIALFLISTNFLTNIFKYFSQLINTRLRATVIYNMRERMFDKVVKLDVGYFTNQRKGDLMSRMTNDLGEIENSVIGALQVFFRDPFNLVIYFITLLMIQWELMLFTLLILPIAGLGVSIIGKKLKKESEESQRSVGHILSLIDESISGIRIIKGFIAEKFVINRFNDQGKKYADLTNSMGNKRELASPLTEFMGVTIVAIILYIGGNLVFSGKMEASTFFLFIICFYKILEPVKSLASSITSIQRGIAAGDRIFDILDHPVSIEDTPSAKTLSAFTTGVSLKNIGFKYEEHEVLKHISIDIPKGKLIALVGPSGGGKSTLVDLIPRFYDPATGSVEIDGVNIKDYTLNSLRSYIGIVTQESILFNDTIFNNIAFGLPNITQEDVERAARIANAHEFIIRTEKGYQTSIGERGSKLSGGQRQRLSIARAVLKNPDILILDEATSALDNESEKLVQEALNYLMKDRTSIVIAHRLSTIRHADMILVLDKGQIKEQGTHEQLLAQEGIYYKLHQHASETGGMIIE; from the coding sequence ATGAAAACATTTAACCGAATACTCGCGTTTGCCAAGCCTTATCCAAGGTTTGCCGTTCCCTATTTTATTTTCGCAATGGCTTCCACCCTCTTTGGCCTGGTGAACTTTGCATTCTTAATGCCCATTCTGGACTTATTATTCAATGCAACAAAATCCCTGGAAAATTTAACGAAACCGGTACCAGGTTTTAATATTGATTATTTCAAAGGTATTCTGGATTATTACACCGCATCCTTGATTCAGGAATATGGCAAAAGTACAACGTTGATATTCATTGCGCTTTTTCTGATCAGTACAAATTTTCTTACCAACATCTTTAAATATTTTTCGCAGCTCATCAATACCCGTTTGCGTGCAACGGTTATTTATAACATGCGCGAACGTATGTTTGATAAGGTAGTGAAGCTGGATGTAGGTTATTTTACCAATCAGCGCAAAGGCGATCTGATGTCGCGTATGACAAATGATTTAGGTGAAATAGAAAACTCCGTGATCGGTGCCTTACAGGTATTTTTCAGAGATCCGTTCAACCTGGTTATTTATTTTATTACGCTGTTAATGATCCAGTGGGAATTAATGCTTTTTACGCTGCTGATCCTGCCAATAGCAGGTTTGGGCGTTTCCATCATTGGTAAAAAATTAAAAAAAGAATCCGAAGAAAGTCAACGCTCCGTTGGGCATATCCTGTCGCTGATCGATGAATCCATTAGTGGCATTCGTATCATCAAAGGATTTATTGCCGAAAAATTTGTCATTAATCGGTTTAATGATCAGGGGAAAAAATATGCAGATCTGACAAACTCCATGGGTAATAAAAGAGAACTTGCTTCTCCGTTAACAGAATTCATGGGCGTTACCATCGTTGCGATCATCTTATATATCGGAGGCAATCTTGTATTCTCCGGAAAAATGGAAGCAAGTACCTTTTTCTTATTTATTATCTGCTTCTACAAAATACTTGAACCGGTAAAAAGTCTTGCCTCTTCCATTACATCCATCCAGCGCGGCATTGCAGCCGGCGACCGGATTTTTGACATCCTGGATCATCCGGTATCTATTGAGGATACTCCATCGGCAAAAACACTCTCTGCATTCACTACGGGTGTAAGCCTGAAGAACATTGGCTTTAAATATGAAGAACATGAAGTATTGAAACATATTTCCATTGACATACCAAAAGGAAAATTGATTGCACTTGTGGGACCAAGCGGCGGCGGTAAATCTACCTTAGTCGACCTCATTCCGAGATTCTATGACCCGGCAACAGGCAGCGTAGAAATTGACGGTGTCAATATCAAAGACTATACACTGAATTCCTTACGTTCGTACATTGGTATTGTAACGCAGGAATCGATTTTATTTAACGATACTATTTTTAACAACATTGCTTTTGGTCTGCCGAACATTACACAGGAAGATGTTGAACGCGCAGCACGTATTGCCAATGCGCATGAATTTATCATCCGTACCGAAAAGGGATATCAGACTTCTATCGGCGAGCGCGGTTCTAAATTATCAGGCGGACAGCGTCAGCGTTTAAGCATTGCCCGTGCGGTATTAAAAAATCCGGACATCTTAATTTTAGATGAAGCAACATCTGCCCTTGATAATGAATCTGAAAAACTGGTACAGGAAGCATTAAATTATTTAATGAAAGACCGTACGTCCATTGTTATTGCACACCGTTTAAGCACCATCCGTCACGCCGATATGATCCTTGTACTGGACAAAGGCCAGATCAAAGAACAAGGCACCCACGAACAATTGCTGGCGCAGGAAGGCATCTATTACAAATTACACCAGCACGCCAGCGAAACCGGCGGCATGATCATCGAATAA
- a CDS encoding capsule assembly Wzi family protein, which yields MIRTITFFSILAVLLQFQSKAQSTYIPLNTGAYHLTDRYEVLSGRIDPAIHSSLKPYNRAHTIQFIDSLPTETIQTKADSFNINYFNIDSWEWSNSSAAASKKPLLKYFYEKQADAYSVNIKDFDLHVNPVLYFQGGNGAGNTQRNYTFTNTRGIEIRGRIANRVGFYTFFADNQGAFPNYVNDKAAYYTPEGSPTPIVPYEAFSKFFKTNGYDFITGRGYITFELVKKYIDMQFGYDKNFIGNGYRSLVLSDAGAPYTFMKLNTRVWKLQYQNIFAQMTADAHGANELYPKKYTAFHHLSLNIGKNLNIGLFESIVFGRADSTRQGTFDIGYLNPVLFYRSIEQANGSSDNSILGIDFKYNFLKHFSFYGQIVIDEMIFQEVKNQTGWWANKQALQLGLKYFNALGIKNLDLQAETNIVRPYMYQHANYYTSYTQYNQPLAHPMGANFTEFIGIARYQPLPRLMLQAKVFYTILGDDSTTTKNDVQNNNGGNIFKSYTPIAEANTYNNKIAQGIRTNILFLSAQASYQVRHNLFVDLTYIYRKQDSELASRNQTTNYISCGVRLNIQPRTYEF from the coding sequence ATGATTCGTACCATTACTTTTTTCAGTATCCTGGCTGTTCTTTTGCAATTCCAATCAAAAGCACAAAGTACCTATATCCCCTTAAATACAGGCGCTTACCATCTTACAGACCGGTATGAGGTGTTAAGCGGACGCATTGACCCGGCCATACACAGTTCTCTAAAACCTTATAACAGAGCTCACACCATTCAATTTATTGATTCATTGCCCACAGAAACCATCCAAACAAAAGCGGATAGTTTTAACATCAATTATTTCAACATTGATTCCTGGGAATGGTCGAACAGCAGCGCAGCAGCTTCGAAAAAGCCCCTGTTGAAATATTTCTACGAAAAACAAGCCGATGCCTATTCTGTCAATATAAAAGACTTTGACCTGCATGTGAACCCTGTATTGTATTTCCAGGGCGGCAACGGCGCCGGTAATACACAGCGCAACTATACCTTTACCAACACCAGAGGTATTGAGATCCGCGGACGGATCGCGAACCGCGTAGGTTTTTACACCTTCTTCGCAGATAACCAGGGAGCATTTCCGAATTATGTAAACGATAAAGCAGCCTATTATACACCCGAAGGTTCACCAACGCCAATTGTTCCGTATGAAGCCTTTTCAAAATTTTTCAAAACCAATGGATATGATTTTATCACCGGCCGCGGTTACATCACGTTCGAACTGGTAAAAAAATACATAGACATGCAGTTTGGCTATGATAAAAATTTCATCGGGAATGGCTATCGATCCCTGGTGCTCTCGGATGCCGGCGCACCATATACGTTTATGAAATTGAATACACGTGTCTGGAAATTGCAATACCAGAACATCTTTGCGCAAATGACCGCAGATGCACACGGAGCAAATGAATTGTATCCTAAAAAATATACTGCTTTCCACCATTTATCACTGAACATCGGCAAGAACCTTAACATCGGTTTGTTTGAATCCATTGTGTTTGGCCGTGCAGACTCTACCAGACAAGGTACTTTTGACATCGGTTATCTGAACCCGGTGCTCTTCTACCGTTCCATTGAGCAGGCAAACGGCAGCAGCGACAACTCCATTCTCGGGATTGATTTTAAATACAATTTCTTAAAACATTTTTCTTTCTACGGACAGATCGTGATCGATGAAATGATCTTCCAGGAAGTTAAAAACCAAACCGGCTGGTGGGCTAATAAACAGGCGCTGCAGCTTGGGCTGAAGTATTTCAATGCACTGGGCATAAAAAATCTGGACTTGCAAGCTGAAACAAATATTGTGCGGCCATATATGTACCAGCACGCGAATTACTATACCAGCTACACGCAATACAATCAGCCGCTTGCCCACCCGATGGGCGCAAACTTTACAGAGTTTATCGGTATTGCCCGTTATCAGCCTTTACCCCGCTTAATGCTGCAGGCTAAAGTATTTTATACGATCCTGGGAGACGACAGCACCACAACCAAAAACGATGTGCAGAACAACAATGGCGGAAACATCTTCAAAAGTTATACGCCTATTGCGGAAGCAAATACCTACAACAATAAAATCGCTCAGGGCATCCGTACCAATATTCTGTTCTTAAGCGCACAGGCAAGCTATCAGGTTCGTCATAATTTATTCGTAGATTTGACGTATATATACCGGAAACAAGACAGCGAACTCGCTTCGCGCAACCAGACAACCAATTACATCTCCTGCGGCGTACGATTAAACATTCAGCCCCGCACCTACGAATTCTAA
- a CDS encoding NADH-quinone oxidoreductase subunit A, with translation MTETSSQLSEFGVILLFIITGIVFVLIGVGVAALLRPNRPNIEKLMVYECGEDAVGKAWVNMNARYYLTALIFVLFEVEVIYLFPIATVYGDHRLDAATQGAWTIFSLIEILIFITLLFIGLVYVWRKGYLDWNKPEVKADAFVSRVPKNLYEAINEKYAQPEKGLTFKGYIKKINA, from the coding sequence ATGACTGAAACTTCCTCACAGCTTTCAGAATTCGGCGTTATTCTCCTGTTTATCATCACCGGTATTGTGTTTGTACTTATTGGTGTTGGTGTGGCTGCACTGCTGCGGCCTAACCGCCCGAATATTGAAAAACTGATGGTGTACGAATGCGGCGAAGATGCGGTAGGCAAAGCCTGGGTAAATATGAACGCACGCTATTACCTGACTGCGCTGATCTTTGTGTTGTTTGAAGTGGAGGTTATTTATTTATTTCCAATCGCTACGGTGTACGGTGATCACAGGCTGGATGCAGCTACACAAGGTGCATGGACAATCTTTTCACTCATTGAAATACTGATTTTCATTACGCTGTTATTTATTGGTCTTGTGTATGTATGGCGCAAGGGATATCTGGACTGGAACAAACCTGAAGTGAAAGCAGATGCGTTTGTTTCCAGGGTTCCGAAGAATCTATATGAGGCCATCAATGAAAAATATGCGCAGCCGGAAAAGGGTTTAACCTTCAAAGGATACATAAAAAAGATTAATGCTTAA
- a CDS encoding NADH-quinone oxidoreductase subunit B — MSLLDHKFGQGGIVVSQLEDVLNWARLSSLFPMSFGLACCAIEMMQTFTSGYDLDRFGVIPRPSPRQSDVMIVAGTVTFKMADRIRRLYEQMPEPRYVISMGSCSNCGGPYWEHGYHVVKGVDRIVPVDIYVPGCPPRPEALIGGFLKLQEKIRKETLVAPKAVERFLETHAKEKNIA; from the coding sequence ATGAGTTTACTCGATCATAAATTTGGACAAGGCGGCATTGTCGTTTCGCAACTGGAAGATGTGCTGAACTGGGCACGTTTGTCGTCGCTTTTCCCTATGAGCTTTGGCCTGGCGTGCTGTGCGATCGAGATGATGCAGACGTTTACATCGGGGTATGATCTGGACCGCTTTGGCGTAATCCCGCGCCCAAGCCCGCGCCAGTCGGATGTGATGATTGTTGCCGGTACCGTAACCTTTAAGATGGCGGACCGCATCCGCCGTTTGTACGAACAGATGCCTGAACCGAGATATGTTATTTCAATGGGATCCTGCTCCAACTGCGGCGGTCCGTATTGGGAACATGGCTATCACGTAGTGAAAGGGGTGGACCGTATTGTGCCGGTTGATATTTATGTACCAGGCTGTCCGCCGAGGCCTGAAGCGCTTATCGGCGGTTTTTTAAAATTACAGGAAAAGATCAGAAAAGAAACACTGGTAGCGCCCAAAGCGGTTGAACGCTTTCTGGAAACGCATGCCAAAGAAAAAAATATTGCATGA
- a CDS encoding NADH-quinone oxidoreductase subunit C: MSYTFQDIKAAIAERFGEAAITGEQAALAQPQLLVQKAFLKDICFFLRDDERFFFDQLSCLTGLDNGPVKNTVEVIYHLYSIPFHLFLVIKVEAERGDGKDILPEIPSVEQVWRTADWHEREAFDLYGIRFSGHPDLRRILLPADWEGYPLRKDYTEQEYYHGIKVAY, encoded by the coding sequence ATGAGTTATACGTTTCAGGATATAAAAGCGGCCATTGCTGAACGCTTCGGTGAGGCCGCCATTACCGGTGAACAGGCTGCTTTGGCACAACCGCAATTACTTGTTCAGAAAGCGTTCTTAAAAGATATCTGTTTCTTTCTGCGTGATGACGAACGGTTTTTCTTTGATCAGTTGTCGTGCTTAACCGGTCTGGATAATGGTCCGGTGAAAAATACCGTTGAAGTAATTTATCATTTATATTCTATCCCTTTTCATTTGTTTCTGGTTATAAAAGTAGAAGCAGAAAGAGGAGATGGGAAAGACATACTGCCTGAAATTCCTTCTGTAGAACAGGTATGGCGCACGGCCGACTGGCATGAACGCGAAGCGTTTGATCTGTACGGCATCCGGTTTTCAGGGCATCCGGATCTGCGACGCATACTGCTGCCGGCCGACTGGGAAGGTTATCCGCTGCGCAAGGACTATACAGAACAGGAATATTATCACGGTATTAAAGTAGCGTACTAA
- a CDS encoding NADH-quinone oxidoreductase subunit D: MESSEPLVLDVGNLKRGEIIINMGPQHPSTHGVLRLEILTDGEIVKDVIPHMGYLHRCYEKHAEKLPYNQVIPFVDRMDYLAAMNSEHAYAMGVERMLGIENDIPKRVEYIRVLVAELNRISSHFVAIGTYGLDIGAFTPFLWVMRDREHINRLLEWVSGARMLYNYIWVGGLFYDLPVGFEERCKDFISYLKPKLAELQKVIIDNKIFIERTANIGVLPLDLAINYGITGPMLRASGLKFDLRKVDAYSVYPEIDFDIPVGTGAVGTTGDCWDRTHVRVAECFESVKIIEQCLEKLLGEHKRTREFDPQAIVPKKIRPKVMDFYVRAENPKGELGFFFRTTGNTDIPFRCKVRAPSFVNLSVLQAISKNVMIADLVAILGSFDIVMGEIDR, from the coding sequence ATGGAGTCTTCGGAACCATTGGTGCTGGATGTCGGAAATCTGAAACGCGGTGAGATCATTATTAACATGGGTCCGCAGCATCCGTCTACACATGGTGTGTTGCGTTTGGAAATTCTTACGGATGGAGAAATTGTAAAAGATGTGATCCCGCACATGGGCTATCTGCACCGCTGCTATGAAAAGCATGCAGAGAAACTTCCCTACAACCAGGTAATCCCGTTTGTGGACCGCATGGATTATCTGGCGGCTATGAACTCTGAACATGCGTATGCAATGGGTGTTGAGCGTATGCTGGGTATTGAAAATGATATTCCGAAACGTGTTGAATACATACGTGTCCTGGTTGCTGAACTTAACAGGATCTCTTCGCATTTTGTTGCAATCGGTACATACGGCCTGGATATTGGGGCGTTCACGCCTTTTCTTTGGGTGATGCGTGATAGAGAACATATTAACCGTTTGCTTGAATGGGTGAGCGGAGCGCGGATGCTCTATAATTATATCTGGGTAGGTGGTTTGTTTTATGATCTGCCGGTAGGCTTTGAAGAACGCTGCAAAGATTTTATCAGCTATTTAAAACCAAAGCTTGCAGAACTTCAGAAAGTAATCATTGATAATAAAATTTTTATTGAACGTACCGCCAACATTGGTGTACTGCCGCTTGACCTGGCCATTAATTACGGTATTACAGGACCCATGCTGCGTGCGTCAGGTTTGAAATTTGATTTACGGAAAGTAGATGCGTATTCGGTATATCCGGAAATTGATTTTGATATTCCTGTTGGCACCGGCGCAGTAGGTACTACCGGCGACTGCTGGGACAGGACACATGTACGCGTTGCAGAATGTTTTGAATCGGTAAAGATCATAGAGCAATGCCTGGAAAAATTGTTGGGCGAACACAAACGTACGCGCGAATTTGATCCGCAGGCAATCGTTCCTAAAAAAATCCGTCCGAAGGTAATGGACTTTTACGTACGTGCAGAAAATCCGAAAGGGGAGTTGGGATTCTTTTTCCGTACAACCGGGAATACAGATATTCCTTTCCGCTGTAAGGTGCGTGCCCCGAGCTTTGTGAATTTATCCGTGCTGCAGGCCATTTCAAAAAATGTAATGATCGCAGATCTTGTAGCCATTCTTGGTTCGTTTGATATTGTAATGGGAGAGATAGACCGTTAG